One segment of Bradyrhizobium sp. CB2312 DNA contains the following:
- a CDS encoding FAD-binding monooxygenase, whose translation MQFHLNGFQPGDPEIADPAERIQASGAPGAVPDEVDVLIVGCGPAGLTLAAQLAQFPDIKTCIVEQKPGRLLVGQADGVACRTMEMFHAYGFSERVLKEAYWVNETTFWKPDERAPEKIVRSGRVQDVEDGLSEFPHVILNQARIHDGFLDVMRRSPAKLEPHYSRRLLDLAVDPAAGPADHAVTVRLERVDAANEGTIETIKARYVVGCDGARSTVRKSIGRELHGDSANHAWGVMDVLAVTDFPDIRFKALIQSAKDGSLLIIPREGGYMVRLYVELAKLDIGERVANRNITADDVIAKAQRILKPHTLEVKEIAWWSVYEIGQRLTDKFDDVPEAEIESRLPRIFIAGDACHTHSPKAGQGMNVSMQDAFNLGWKLAAVLRKQCAPHLLHSYSAERQAVAKELIDFDREWAGILASAAKAGGADAAKTQDYFVRHGRYTAGTATHYRPSILTGAASHQRLAEGIVIGKRFHSAPVIRLGDAKPVHLGHAAQADGRFRIYAFSPAEDPAAAGSAIRALCNFLTSAKESPVRRYTPAGADIDSVIDLRAVFQQDHRALAIEAMPPLLLPRKGRYGLIDYEKMFCPDLKSGQDVFAMRGIDRKAGCMVVVRPDQYVSTVLPLDDFAALASYFDGFMLQAS comes from the coding sequence ATGCAATTCCATCTCAATGGATTTCAGCCGGGCGATCCTGAGATCGCCGATCCCGCCGAGCGCATTCAGGCTTCGGGCGCGCCGGGCGCCGTGCCTGACGAGGTCGATGTGCTCATCGTCGGCTGCGGCCCTGCGGGCCTGACGCTCGCCGCGCAGCTTGCGCAATTCCCTGACATCAAGACCTGCATCGTCGAGCAGAAGCCGGGACGCCTGCTGGTCGGGCAGGCCGACGGCGTCGCCTGCCGCACCATGGAGATGTTCCATGCCTACGGCTTCAGCGAGCGCGTGCTGAAGGAGGCCTATTGGGTCAACGAGACCACGTTCTGGAAGCCCGACGAGCGGGCGCCGGAAAAGATCGTCCGCAGCGGAAGGGTGCAGGACGTCGAGGACGGCCTGTCCGAATTCCCGCACGTCATCCTCAACCAGGCGCGCATCCATGACGGCTTTCTCGACGTCATGCGCAGATCGCCGGCCAAGCTCGAGCCGCATTACAGCCGCCGCCTGCTCGATCTCGCGGTCGATCCGGCCGCGGGCCCGGCCGATCATGCCGTAACCGTGCGCCTCGAACGCGTCGATGCCGCGAACGAAGGGACGATCGAGACCATCAAGGCGCGCTACGTCGTCGGCTGCGACGGCGCGCGCAGCACGGTGCGCAAGTCGATCGGCCGCGAGCTGCATGGCGATTCCGCCAATCACGCCTGGGGCGTGATGGACGTGCTGGCGGTGACCGACTTTCCCGACATCCGCTTCAAGGCGCTGATCCAGTCGGCGAAGGACGGCAGCCTGCTGATCATTCCGCGCGAGGGCGGTTACATGGTGCGCCTCTATGTCGAGCTTGCCAAGCTCGACATCGGCGAACGTGTCGCCAACCGCAACATCACCGCCGATGACGTGATCGCGAAAGCGCAGCGGATCCTGAAGCCGCATACGCTCGAGGTGAAGGAGATCGCGTGGTGGTCGGTCTACGAGATCGGCCAGCGCCTCACCGACAAGTTCGACGACGTGCCGGAGGCAGAGATCGAGAGCCGCCTGCCGCGCATCTTCATCGCCGGCGATGCCTGCCATACCCACAGCCCGAAGGCCGGGCAGGGCATGAACGTCTCGATGCAGGACGCCTTCAATCTCGGCTGGAAGCTCGCCGCCGTGCTGCGGAAGCAATGTGCGCCACACCTGCTACATTCCTATTCGGCGGAACGGCAAGCGGTTGCGAAGGAGCTGATCGACTTCGACCGCGAATGGGCGGGGATCCTGGCGTCCGCCGCGAAAGCCGGCGGCGCCGATGCAGCCAAGACGCAGGACTATTTTGTCCGGCACGGCCGCTACACCGCGGGCACGGCGACGCATTACAGGCCATCGATCCTCACCGGCGCGGCGTCGCATCAGCGACTCGCCGAAGGCATCGTCATCGGCAAGCGTTTTCACTCTGCGCCGGTGATCCGGCTGGGAGACGCCAAGCCGGTGCATCTCGGCCATGCCGCGCAGGCGGATGGTCGCTTCCGAATCTACGCGTTTTCTCCCGCGGAAGATCCGGCGGCCGCGGGCTCAGCCATTCGCGCGCTGTGCAATTTCCTCACCAGCGCGAAAGAGTCGCCAGTGCGGCGCTATACGCCTGCTGGCGCCGACATCGACAGCGTGATCGATCTGCGCGCGGTGTTTCAGCAAGATCATCGCGCGCTCGCGATCGAAGCGATGCCGCCGCTGCTGCTCCCGCGCAAAGGCCGCTATGGTCTCATCGACTACGAGAAGATGTTCTGTCCGGACCTCAAGAGTGGCCAGGACGTGTTCGCCATGCGTGGCATCGACCGGAAGGCCGGCTGTATGGTGGTGGTGCGGCCGGACCAGTATGTCTCGACCGTGCTGCCGCTCGATGATTTTGCTGCGCTTGCGTCGTACTTCGACGGCTTCATGCTGCAGGCGAGCTGA
- the minE gene encoding cell division topological specificity factor MinE has protein sequence MSMGLLRLLRGKKASAPVARERLQILLAHERGLRGQPDLLGVLREEILAVVSRHVTLDPTKVIVRLERGDEVSTLEVDIEVPNDIERKRVAVG, from the coding sequence ATGAGCATGGGTCTGCTTCGACTTCTTCGCGGCAAGAAAGCCTCCGCACCGGTCGCCCGCGAACGGTTGCAGATCCTGCTTGCGCATGAACGCGGACTGCGCGGCCAGCCCGATCTGCTCGGTGTGCTGCGTGAGGAAATCCTCGCCGTCGTTTCCAGGCATGTCACGCTGGATCCGACCAAGGTCATCGTCCGGCTCGAGCGCGGCGACGAGGTCTCGACCCTGGAGGTCGATATCGAGGTGCCCAACGATATCGAGCGCAAGAGGGTCGCCGTCGGGTAG
- a CDS encoding ABC transporter permease: protein MAGDAARTSRSFAVILIVHLAVLVLWQVAVDAFHVPKFILPSPLATVQTLGTASYAWGANTLVTAVEILGGFALGAFVGVALAVIFSWAPLVSLVLLPLFVTLNMIPKVALGPLFIVWFSYGIVPNILIAFSICFFPILLTTARGLREVEPDLLDLVKSLRGSRWTLFRKIQLPGSLPYVFSGMKVGAILAVAGAIVGEFIASERGLGYLMIQVQSSLDTPAMVMAVVLLTLLGVALYGLVLALERAFVVGDARQA, encoded by the coding sequence GTGGCAGGAGACGCAGCCCGCACCTCGCGCAGCTTTGCGGTCATCCTGATCGTGCACCTCGCCGTGCTCGTGCTGTGGCAGGTTGCGGTCGACGCTTTCCACGTGCCGAAATTCATCCTGCCGTCCCCGCTGGCGACGGTTCAGACGCTGGGAACCGCAAGCTATGCCTGGGGCGCCAACACGCTGGTGACGGCGGTCGAGATCCTCGGCGGCTTCGCGCTCGGCGCTTTCGTCGGCGTCGCGCTCGCGGTGATCTTCAGCTGGGCGCCGCTGGTCAGCCTCGTGCTGCTGCCGCTGTTCGTGACGCTGAACATGATCCCGAAGGTCGCGCTCGGCCCGCTCTTTATCGTCTGGTTCTCCTACGGCATCGTGCCGAACATCCTGATCGCCTTCAGCATCTGCTTCTTCCCGATCCTGCTCACCACCGCGCGTGGGCTGCGCGAGGTCGAGCCTGATCTGCTCGATCTCGTCAAATCGCTGCGCGGCTCGCGCTGGACGCTGTTCCGCAAGATCCAGCTGCCGGGATCGCTGCCTTACGTGTTCTCCGGCATGAAGGTCGGCGCCATCCTCGCGGTCGCCGGCGCCATCGTCGGCGAGTTCATCGCCTCCGAGCGCGGGCTCGGCTACCTCATGATCCAGGTGCAGTCCTCACTCGACACGCCCGCGATGGTGATGGCGGTCGTGCTGCTGACCCTGCTCGGCGTCGCCCTCTACGGCCTGGTCCTCGCCCTCGAACGCGCGTTCGTGGTCGGCGACGCCAGGCAAGCCTAA
- a CDS encoding SH3 domain-containing protein, which yields MRLKSVLVAALLLAPTAALAAPGIVTVSTGLRAGPGSGFPLVDRIPEGARVNIHGCLRGNAWCDVSFSDDRGWVSSQYLEYLYRNHYVYLPDYVDEIDVPVVPFVLTSYWSSYYEGRPWYRRHAYWNNYWTSHQRLATRMTIDPRAARIGRTATRDAAVALGREGVHARASVRSDAAVSGRDAAITRHDAAIGRRDAAVTTDRARAGRSERFAHERANMPSRNPRDAQARMMHEQAAGRAAVHAQPMARAHEAPRVSAAPSARPAMPHVAQPNVSHGAPMNAHAQMPAPRAAAPAMPHAGGGGAPHINAAPAPHGGGAPAGGPGGGHQKH from the coding sequence ATGAGACTGAAAAGCGTTTTGGTTGCAGCATTGCTGCTCGCCCCGACGGCCGCGCTGGCCGCGCCGGGCATCGTCACCGTCTCGACCGGCCTGCGCGCCGGTCCGGGTTCGGGCTTTCCCCTGGTCGATCGCATCCCCGAGGGTGCCCGCGTCAACATCCATGGCTGCCTGCGCGGCAATGCCTGGTGCGACGTGAGCTTCTCGGACGATCGCGGCTGGGTGTCGTCGCAATATCTCGAATATCTCTACCGCAATCATTACGTCTATCTCCCCGATTATGTCGACGAGATCGACGTGCCCGTCGTCCCCTTCGTGCTGACCTCGTACTGGTCGAGCTATTATGAGGGGCGGCCGTGGTATCGCCGCCACGCCTACTGGAATAATTACTGGACCTCGCACCAGCGCCTCGCGACACGGATGACGATCGATCCGCGTGCGGCCCGCATCGGCCGCACGGCGACGCGCGATGCCGCGGTCGCGCTGGGACGTGAGGGTGTGCACGCCAGGGCTAGTGTCAGGAGCGATGCCGCGGTCTCCGGGCGCGACGCCGCAATCACACGCCATGATGCCGCCATCGGCAGACGCGACGCGGCGGTGACGACGGACCGGGCTCGCGCCGGGCGAAGTGAGCGCTTTGCGCATGAGCGGGCCAATATGCCGAGCCGCAATCCGCGCGATGCGCAAGCGCGCATGATGCATGAGCAGGCGGCGGGCCGCGCCGCGGTGCATGCGCAGCCGATGGCACGCGCGCACGAAGCGCCGCGCGTGTCGGCGGCGCCGTCGGCCCGGCCGGCGATGCCGCACGTGGCTCAGCCGAACGTAAGTCATGGCGCGCCGATGAATGCCCATGCGCAGATGCCGGCGCCGCGCGCGGCAGCGCCTGCGATGCCGCATGCCGGCGGCGGCGGTGCCCCGCACATCAATGCTGCTCCTGCTCCGCATGGCGGTGGCGCGCCGGCCGGCGGCCCCGGTGGCGGTCATCAAAAGCATTAG
- a CDS encoding MarR family transcriptional regulator, producing the protein MKDHDDMPGHLARRFQQIAVAVFLAEVGDAGFDLTPVQYAALATIKANPGLDQVTLAGLIAYDRTTITGVIDRLVQKGLAERRASPRDRRARELEITDEGRRTLRRITPAVEEAQRIMLRGLTAKEGDELVRLLRKAIAAGNELSRAPLRETHA; encoded by the coding sequence GTGAAAGACCACGACGACATGCCCGGGCATCTGGCGCGCCGGTTCCAGCAGATCGCGGTGGCGGTGTTCCTGGCGGAGGTCGGCGATGCCGGCTTCGACCTCACGCCGGTGCAATACGCCGCACTCGCGACCATCAAGGCCAATCCGGGGCTCGACCAGGTGACGCTCGCCGGCCTCATCGCCTACGACCGCACCACCATCACCGGCGTGATCGACCGCTTGGTGCAGAAGGGTCTTGCCGAGCGCCGCGCCAGTCCGCGCGATCGCCGCGCCCGCGAGCTCGAGATCACGGACGAGGGCCGGCGCACGCTGCGCAGGATCACGCCGGCGGTGGAGGAGGCCCAGCGCATCATGCTGCGGGGCCTCACCGCGAAAGAAGGCGACGAGCTGGTGCGACTGCTGCGCAAGGCCATCGCGGCCGGCAACGAGCTCAGCCGCGCCCCGCTGCGCGAGACCCACGCATAA
- a CDS encoding DUF3551 domain-containing protein yields MSGVKNAILLVASLLVVSLLGAGLPAEAQTYDPRYPVCIEVYTLDGSSIACSFMSMAQCAATASGQSAQCYANPYAMQDRQPGPGPSPPRRNR; encoded by the coding sequence ATGTCAGGCGTCAAAAACGCGATTCTGCTTGTCGCGAGCTTGCTTGTCGTGAGCCTGCTTGGCGCGGGATTGCCGGCCGAGGCGCAGACCTACGATCCGCGTTATCCGGTCTGCATCGAGGTCTATACCCTCGACGGCAGTTCCATCGCTTGCAGTTTCATGTCGATGGCACAATGCGCGGCGACCGCATCCGGGCAGTCCGCCCAGTGCTACGCCAATCCCTATGCTATGCAAGATCGCCAGCCGGGCCCGGGCCCATCGCCGCCGCGACGGAACCGCTAA
- the minD gene encoding septum site-determining protein MinD, giving the protein MSKVLVVTSGKGGVGKTTTTAALGAALAQRGDKVVVVDFDVGLRNLDLVMGAERRVVFDLINVVQGVAKLPQALIKDKRLDNLWLLPASQTRDKDALTEEGVGKVIAELRSRFDWVICDSPAGIERGASMAMRFADEAVIVTNPEVSSVRDSDRIIGMLDSKTVRAEKGERVEKHILITRYDASRAARGEMLTIDDILEILATPLLGIIPESQDVLKASNVGTPVTLSNADGAPARAYMDAAKRLCGESVTMHVPAERRRLMDRLLRRRAA; this is encoded by the coding sequence ATGAGTAAGGTACTGGTCGTGACGTCAGGCAAGGGCGGGGTCGGCAAGACTACGACGACCGCCGCGCTAGGGGCTGCGCTCGCGCAACGTGGCGACAAGGTCGTCGTCGTCGATTTCGACGTCGGCCTGCGCAACCTCGACCTTGTGATGGGCGCCGAACGCCGCGTGGTGTTCGACCTCATCAACGTGGTGCAGGGCGTCGCGAAACTCCCGCAGGCGCTGATCAAGGACAAGCGGCTCGATAACCTCTGGCTGCTGCCGGCCTCGCAGACGCGCGACAAGGACGCGCTGACCGAAGAGGGGGTGGGCAAGGTCATCGCCGAGCTGCGCAGCCGCTTCGACTGGGTGATCTGCGACAGCCCGGCCGGCATCGAGCGCGGCGCCTCCATGGCGATGCGCTTCGCGGACGAGGCCGTGATCGTGACCAATCCGGAGGTCTCCTCGGTGCGCGATTCCGACCGCATCATCGGCATGCTCGATTCCAAGACCGTGCGGGCCGAGAAGGGCGAGCGCGTCGAGAAGCACATTCTCATCACGCGCTACGATGCCTCCCGCGCCGCGCGCGGCGAGATGCTGACGATCGACGACATCCTGGAAATCCTCGCAACGCCCTTGCTCGGCATCATCCCCGAGAGCCAGGACGTGTTGAAGGCCTCCAACGTCGGCACGCCGGTGACGCTCTCGAACGCGGATGGTGCGCCGGCGCGGGCCTATATGGACGCGGCCAAGCGCCTCTGCGGTGAGAGCGTGACGATGCATGTTCCCGCCGAGCGCAGGCGTCTGATGGATCGCCTGCTGCGACGGAGGGCTGCATGA
- the minC gene encoding septum site-determining protein MinC produces the protein MEAAAKVQRQMVRLRGRSYVAFVFVPTVPIQDWLQEIDTTIARSPGFFVGRPVVVDLSSVDLSQSGIGHLLTSLQDRNIRVLGIEGVDESRLTPAMPPLLSGGRSCVVEPSAPKKPEAKADAKPTSLLLEAPVRSGQTVIFPEGDVTILGSVGSGAEVVAGGSIHIYGALRGRAMAGVNGHKSARIYCQKIEAELLAIDGFYQTADDIDAALRGKPAQAWLQGNTMRITALN, from the coding sequence ATGGAGGCTGCAGCAAAAGTCCAACGCCAAATGGTGCGCCTGCGCGGGCGCTCCTATGTGGCCTTCGTGTTCGTGCCGACGGTTCCGATTCAGGACTGGCTGCAGGAGATCGATACCACGATCGCCCGCTCGCCGGGCTTCTTCGTCGGCCGGCCGGTGGTGGTGGACCTGTCCTCGGTCGACCTTAGCCAGTCCGGCATCGGCCATCTACTCACCAGCCTTCAGGACCGCAACATCCGCGTGCTCGGCATCGAGGGCGTGGACGAATCGCGGCTGACGCCGGCGATGCCGCCGCTGCTCTCGGGCGGGCGCAGCTGCGTGGTCGAGCCGAGCGCGCCGAAGAAGCCTGAGGCGAAGGCCGATGCCAAGCCGACCTCGCTGCTGCTCGAGGCGCCCGTGCGCTCCGGCCAGACCGTGATCTTTCCCGAAGGCGACGTCACCATTCTCGGCTCGGTCGGTTCCGGTGCCGAGGTCGTCGCCGGCGGCTCCATTCACATCTATGGCGCGCTGCGCGGCCGCGCCATGGCGGGCGTCAATGGGCACAAGAGCGCGCGGATTTATTGTCAGAAGATCGAGGCCGAACTGCTTGCAATTGATGGGTTTTACCAGACTGCGGACGACATCGATGCCGCCTTGCGCGGCAAGCCGGCGCAGGCCTGGCTGCAGGGGAATACCATGCGAATTACAGCACTGAACTGA
- the panB gene encoding 3-methyl-2-oxobutanoate hydroxymethyltransferase, translated as MSIQSSIRRKTAPDIRARKRGEPIVMLTSYHAHTAALVDRHCDVILVGDSLGNVMHGFETTVPVTLDMMILQGAAVMRGSRQALVVVDMPFGSYEASKEQAFNSAVRIMKETQCGAVKLEGGGRMAETIAFLSGRGIPVMGHIGLTPQSINTLGSFRAQGRNEVDWGPIEDDAKAVTDAGAFSVVVEAVAEPLARKITEAIAIPTIGIGASAACDGQVLVLEDMLGLSPRTPKFVRRYGNLGPAIEAAIEAYAADVRSRAFPGPEHVYDMKKS; from the coding sequence ATGTCAATCCAGTCGTCCATCAGGCGGAAGACCGCGCCGGACATTCGGGCCCGCAAGCGTGGCGAGCCGATCGTCATGCTGACGTCCTACCATGCGCATACGGCAGCGCTGGTGGACCGGCATTGCGACGTCATTCTGGTCGGCGATTCCCTTGGCAACGTCATGCACGGCTTCGAGACGACGGTGCCTGTTACGCTCGACATGATGATCCTCCAGGGCGCGGCGGTGATGCGCGGATCCAGGCAGGCGCTGGTCGTGGTCGATATGCCGTTCGGATCGTATGAGGCCTCCAAAGAGCAGGCGTTCAACTCCGCGGTCCGGATCATGAAGGAAACCCAATGCGGCGCGGTGAAGCTCGAAGGCGGCGGCCGCATGGCCGAGACGATCGCATTCCTGTCCGGGCGCGGCATCCCGGTGATGGGTCATATCGGCCTCACTCCGCAATCCATCAACACCCTCGGCTCGTTTCGCGCCCAGGGGCGCAACGAGGTGGACTGGGGCCCGATCGAGGACGATGCCAAGGCGGTCACCGATGCCGGTGCATTCTCGGTCGTCGTCGAGGCCGTGGCCGAACCGCTGGCGCGCAAGATCACCGAGGCGATTGCAATCCCGACGATCGGCATCGGCGCGAGCGCGGCGTGCGACGGCCAGGTGCTCGTGCTCGAGGACATGCTGGGGCTATCGCCGCGAACGCCGAAATTCGTCCGGCGCTACGGCAATCTCGGTCCGGCCATCGAAGCCGCGATCGAAGCGTATGCCGCCGACGTGCGCTCGCGCGCCTTTCCCGGGCCCGAACACGTGTACGACATGAAAAAAAGCTGA
- a CDS encoding SDR family oxidoreductase, producing the protein MSLFSTPFDPAHDIALVTGAGNGIGRAIALALVGEGVRTMFADVSAERVSAAIGASSSPELAVPWVGDLAKLEACDELLASAHAALGDVTHFVHSASPPRREADHALAVDRRTWQEMHAVNLDAGFHLARELAKRLIAAKRPGSFLFLTSLHAGTPRNLPHYSTTKAGMAMLVKELAKTFGRHNIRVNALVPGAIAAGGFVADASLAKHIPLGRLGEANDLAPMALTVLSNKLSAYVTGAAFVVDGGLSLTNWFEAPVLED; encoded by the coding sequence ATGAGCCTGTTCAGCACCCCGTTCGATCCCGCCCACGATATCGCGCTCGTCACCGGCGCCGGTAACGGCATCGGCCGCGCGATCGCGCTGGCCCTGGTCGGCGAGGGCGTCCGGACCATGTTCGCCGATGTGAGCGCGGAGCGGGTGAGTGCCGCGATCGGCGCGAGCAGCTCGCCTGAGCTGGCGGTGCCCTGGGTCGGCGATCTCGCGAAGCTCGAGGCTTGCGACGAGCTGCTGGCCTCAGCGCATGCCGCGCTGGGCGATGTCACGCATTTCGTGCACAGCGCCTCGCCGCCGCGGCGCGAGGCCGATCATGCGCTCGCGGTCGACCGCAGGACGTGGCAGGAGATGCACGCCGTCAATCTCGACGCCGGCTTTCATCTGGCGCGCGAACTTGCAAAACGGTTGATCGCGGCGAAGCGGCCCGGCTCGTTCCTGTTCCTCACCTCGCTGCATGCAGGCACGCCGCGCAACCTGCCGCATTATTCGACGACGAAGGCGGGGATGGCGATGCTGGTGAAGGAGCTCGCGAAGACCTTTGGTCGTCACAACATCCGCGTCAACGCGCTGGTGCCCGGCGCGATCGCGGCAGGCGGATTCGTTGCCGATGCCTCGCTGGCGAAACACATTCCACTTGGGCGTCTCGGCGAAGCAAATGACCTCGCGCCGATGGCGCTCACAGTGCTCTCGAACAAGCTGTCAGCCTATGTCACTGGCGCAGCGTTCGTCGTCGACGGCGGATTGTCGCTGACGAACTGGTTCGAAGCGCCGGTGCTGGAAGATTAG
- a CDS encoding TetR/AcrR family transcriptional regulator yields MPAKRSGDTAPQRRDPVATRNKLLTAARLEFAKHGFAGARVDEIAERAGVNKQLVYHYFGDKDALYLAVLEWVYADIREQERQLNLEGLPPEKAIRKLIEASFDYLATNPDFIVLLNDENRGGARHVRGSTRLEAMHSPLVRSVSHILHEGVRAGVFRKGIDPIQLYISIAGLSYFYLSNTPTLSAIFGKDLSSRAARRARRRHVADLVLHSLRP; encoded by the coding sequence ATGCCCGCAAAACGTTCAGGCGACACCGCGCCGCAGCGGCGCGACCCCGTCGCCACCCGCAACAAGCTGCTCACGGCGGCGCGCCTGGAGTTCGCCAAGCACGGCTTTGCCGGCGCCCGCGTCGACGAGATCGCCGAGCGCGCCGGCGTCAACAAGCAGCTGGTCTACCATTATTTCGGCGACAAGGACGCACTCTATCTCGCCGTGCTCGAATGGGTCTACGCTGATATCCGCGAGCAGGAGCGCCAGCTCAATCTCGAAGGCTTGCCGCCGGAAAAGGCGATCCGGAAGCTGATCGAGGCCTCGTTCGATTACCTCGCCACCAACCCTGATTTCATCGTGCTGCTGAACGACGAGAACCGCGGCGGCGCCCGCCACGTCCGCGGCTCGACGCGGCTCGAGGCGATGCACTCGCCGCTGGTCCGGAGCGTGTCCCACATCCTGCACGAGGGCGTCCGCGCCGGGGTGTTCCGCAAAGGGATCGACCCGATCCAGCTCTACATCTCCATCGCCGGCCTCAGCTATTTCTATCTCTCCAACACGCCGACGCTGTCGGCGATCTTCGGCAAGGACCTGTCGAGCCGGGCTGCGCGGCGCGCCCGCCGCCGCCACGTCGCCGACCTCGTGCTGCATTCGCTCCGGCCGTAA
- a CDS encoding L,D-transpeptidase: MPKSLITLLVVALLPLGGCVQTTLSPSTDASMTLRDRQLLAHTPYAQASVPEQYLRHIVDYPRKEQPGTILVDTDARYLYYVLPDGKAIRYGVAVGEEAMAFSGVARVGRLAEWPDWVPTAEIQARLGPYPARVRGGPANPLGARGIYLYVGNKDTLYRIHGTNQPEYIGQAISSGCIRMRNEDVIDLYDRVKLNSTVVVLPPGQNARVEAGPSWHG; encoded by the coding sequence GTGCCAAAATCTCTGATCACTTTGCTCGTCGTTGCCTTGCTGCCGCTTGGCGGCTGCGTGCAGACGACGCTCTCGCCATCGACGGATGCGAGCATGACGTTGCGCGACCGGCAGTTGCTCGCGCACACGCCTTACGCGCAGGCCAGTGTGCCTGAGCAATATCTGCGTCACATCGTCGACTATCCACGCAAGGAGCAGCCGGGCACGATCCTGGTCGATACCGACGCGCGCTATCTCTATTACGTGCTGCCCGACGGCAAGGCGATCCGCTACGGCGTCGCGGTCGGCGAGGAGGCGATGGCCTTCTCCGGCGTCGCGCGCGTCGGGCGTCTCGCGGAATGGCCGGACTGGGTGCCGACCGCAGAAATCCAGGCGCGGCTCGGGCCGTATCCGGCGCGCGTTCGCGGCGGGCCCGCCAATCCGCTGGGCGCGCGCGGCATCTATCTCTATGTCGGCAACAAGGACACGCTCTACCGAATCCACGGCACCAACCAGCCCGAATATATCGGGCAGGCGATCTCGTCCGGCTGCATCCGGATGCGCAATGAGGACGTGATCGATCTCTACGACCGGGTGAAGCTCAATTCGACCGTCGTGGTGTTGCCGCCGGGCCAGAACGCGAGGGTCGAGGCGGGGCCCAGCTGGCACGGGTAA
- a CDS encoding ABC transporter substrate-binding protein yields the protein MKRLQAAVVALVLGLPAVPASAGEAVNLILNWTPTADHSPFYYAKARGWYEKAGIDLTIEVGKGSGVSAAKVGSGGSPFGIADLATMLVAKSKGADDVALMSIYANTGQTFYWLKSYGVNGVKDFPNHKIGNPPGDASRVMWPAFAKAAGIAPDSVSFVNIGPTAKIAGLKSHTVDIISDFYNEHDLKVIEFGQDLGYVNWKDIGLNPYGNSLIVNGAYLQKNPKLVEDFVRISQKAFAACVADVSPCLKALLDQVSGLDKENQERQWERIKFLMTDEFTTTKGLGWIDGERMKKDYELVQTYLGMEKPFDVTTAFSTKMLDPSIKMDASKVKK from the coding sequence ATGAAGCGTTTGCAGGCGGCTGTTGTGGCGCTGGTGCTCGGTCTGCCGGCGGTGCCGGCCAGCGCGGGCGAGGCGGTCAATCTGATCCTGAACTGGACGCCGACGGCCGACCATTCGCCGTTCTATTACGCCAAGGCGCGGGGCTGGTACGAGAAGGCCGGCATCGACCTCACCATCGAGGTCGGCAAGGGCTCCGGCGTCTCCGCCGCCAAGGTCGGCTCCGGCGGCTCGCCCTTCGGCATCGCCGATCTCGCCACCATGCTGGTCGCCAAGAGCAAGGGCGCCGACGACGTCGCGCTGATGAGCATCTACGCCAACACCGGGCAGACCTTCTACTGGCTGAAGAGCTACGGCGTAAACGGCGTGAAGGACTTTCCGAACCACAAGATCGGCAATCCGCCCGGCGATGCCTCGCGCGTGATGTGGCCGGCCTTCGCCAAGGCCGCGGGCATCGCCCCTGACTCCGTCAGCTTCGTCAATATCGGGCCGACCGCGAAGATCGCTGGGCTCAAGAGCCACACCGTCGACATCATCAGCGATTTCTACAACGAGCACGATCTGAAGGTGATCGAGTTCGGACAGGACCTCGGCTACGTCAACTGGAAGGACATCGGGCTCAACCCGTACGGCAATTCGCTGATCGTCAACGGCGCTTACCTCCAGAAGAATCCAAAGCTGGTCGAGGACTTCGTGCGCATCTCGCAGAAGGCCTTCGCGGCCTGCGTCGCCGACGTCTCGCCGTGCCTGAAGGCGCTGCTCGATCAGGTCTCCGGCCTCGACAAGGAGAACCAGGAGCGCCAGTGGGAGCGCATCAAATTCCTGATGACCGACGAGTTCACCACGACCAAGGGGCTCGGCTGGATCGACGGCGAACGGATGAAGAAGGACTACGAGCTGGTCCAGACTTATCTCGGCATGGAGAAGCCGTTCGACGTGACGACGGCGTTTTCGACCAAGATGCTGGATCCGAGCATCAAGATGGATGCGAGCAAGGTGAAGAAGTAG